In Myxococcales bacterium, a genomic segment contains:
- a CDS encoding ABC transporter substrate-binding protein: protein MRAWSKQALGVVGLLVFATSVIGCKKARARRDDQGESTEATKEAAKEAPDGVTDETVRLSQVASFTGAQAGLGTESYRGAMAYFAEVNARGGVHGRKIEIVPVDDKYTSEGGEAATEKAINDDRPFVFFGASGTEPSSGIVKTLKKYEAKKFVLWGSTSGAEVLRAPEFAPFAFNIRGSLKSSGKDVVEAFASAGFKKIGVVAQDDGFGKSAATAAKKAIEDKGLTMVLELPIPKSAKPETSDAKDIVAKMKAAGAEAVVLAATYNPSTVFVRDARESGWNVAAATMGTPDTMLRQLIAIEKKTSKRMTNALIGCTNSPPVSATDLPAVREYRDLTDKRKADLPAQIADPNYRPLRYSTNALESFIGARALVEAMERAGKNLTRESLRKAAESMVGWDPGVGQKLTWGQGDNQGFDSVWLSGIKNDEFVLVTDMKKYLTDKPEPVLLAKDDKDAKDAKPGEKGTATPPPAAANAKTAPGKK from the coding sequence ATGCGCGCATGGTCGAAACAAGCGTTGGGTGTCGTCGGGCTCTTGGTGTTTGCAACGTCCGTGATCGGTTGCAAGAAGGCGCGAGCGCGCCGCGACGATCAGGGGGAGTCGACGGAAGCCACCAAGGAGGCTGCGAAGGAGGCGCCCGACGGCGTGACCGATGAGACCGTTCGCCTGTCGCAGGTTGCCTCGTTCACCGGCGCCCAAGCCGGCTTGGGCACCGAGTCGTACCGCGGCGCCATGGCGTACTTCGCCGAGGTGAATGCGCGCGGTGGCGTCCATGGACGCAAGATCGAGATCGTGCCCGTCGACGACAAGTACACGTCGGAGGGCGGAGAGGCGGCGACCGAGAAAGCGATCAACGACGATCGGCCCTTTGTGTTCTTCGGCGCCAGCGGCACCGAGCCTTCGAGCGGCATCGTGAAGACCCTGAAGAAGTACGAGGCGAAGAAGTTCGTCTTGTGGGGCTCGACGAGCGGCGCCGAGGTGTTGCGCGCTCCCGAGTTTGCGCCCTTCGCCTTCAACATTCGCGGCTCACTCAAGAGCTCCGGCAAGGATGTCGTCGAGGCGTTCGCGTCGGCGGGCTTCAAGAAGATCGGCGTTGTCGCGCAAGACGACGGCTTCGGGAAGAGCGCCGCCACGGCGGCCAAGAAGGCCATCGAGGACAAGGGCCTCACGATGGTCCTCGAGCTGCCGATCCCCAAGTCGGCCAAGCCCGAGACGAGCGACGCAAAGGACATCGTGGCGAAGATGAAGGCTGCAGGCGCGGAAGCAGTCGTCCTTGCGGCGACCTACAACCCGTCGACGGTCTTCGTGCGGGACGCCCGCGAGTCCGGCTGGAACGTGGCCGCCGCGACCATGGGCACGCCCGACACGATGTTGCGTCAGCTCATCGCCATCGAAAAGAAGACCAGCAAGCGAATGACCAACGCGCTCATTGGCTGCACGAACTCGCCGCCCGTCAGCGCCACCGACCTGCCCGCGGTGCGTGAGTACAGAGACCTCACCGACAAGCGGAAGGCTGATCTGCCTGCCCAGATCGCAGACCCCAACTATCGCCCGCTCCGCTACAGCACCAACGCGCTCGAGAGCTTCATCGGCGCGCGAGCCCTCGTCGAAGCCATGGAGCGAGCCGGCAAGAACCTGACGCGAGAATCGCTTCGCAAGGCTGCCGAGTCGATGGTCGGGTGGGACCCGGGCGTTGGTCAGAAGCTCACCTGGGGCCAGGGTGACAACCAGGGCTTCGACAGCGTATGGCTCTCGGGCATCAAGAACGATGAGTTCGTGCTCGTGACGGACATGAAGAAGTACCTCACCGACAAGCCCGAGCCGGTCCTCCTTGCGAAGGACGACAAGGACGCCAAGGACGCGAAGCCCGGCGAGAAGGGCACGGCGACGCCGCCGCCCGCCGCAGCGAACGCGAAGACGGCGCCGGGGAAGAAGTAG
- the nhaA gene encoding Na+/H+ antiporter NhaA: protein MSEVPPSSHRLPAAPPEAWEPLVRVARLAAAPLERFLRIEAASGILLLACAGVALAAANSRWGDAYHHLWTLPMGIRIGTFAFERSLEWFVNDVLMAVFFFVVGLEIRREVHHGELSEWRRAALPAAAALGGMLAPALIYLAVASGRATHSGWGVPMATDIAFALGILTLLGKRVPPALRVLLLALAVIDDLGAIVVIAFFYSSGVAASGLLVAALGLGGILALQALGVRRKVAYVAPALIVWGGTYASGLHPTIAGVVIGLITPVRAWLGADGFVRGVERELVKLDRPGAMSSHELADHLKHVDQARREAMSPAESLIETLHPWVAFAIMPIFALANAGVSVAGVVWDGSATRLGLGVVMGLVLGKPLGVLLASFLALRIGFATAPAGIGSRQVVVLGVVAGIGFTMALFIAQLAFADARLLAAAKLGVLAASGVAAALALVLGRLLLPPELAPGTAQSADEAESSTEA from the coding sequence ATGTCCGAAGTGCCGCCGTCGAGTCACCGATTGCCTGCCGCCCCGCCGGAGGCGTGGGAGCCGCTGGTCCGCGTTGCGCGCCTCGCCGCAGCTCCGCTCGAGCGCTTCCTCCGAATCGAAGCGGCCAGCGGGATCCTGCTCCTTGCCTGCGCCGGCGTCGCGCTCGCCGCCGCCAACTCGCGGTGGGGCGACGCGTATCACCACCTCTGGACGCTCCCGATGGGCATCCGAATCGGCACCTTCGCCTTCGAGCGGAGCCTCGAGTGGTTCGTCAACGACGTCCTCATGGCCGTCTTCTTCTTCGTCGTGGGTCTGGAGATCCGTCGTGAGGTTCATCACGGCGAGCTCTCCGAATGGCGGCGCGCGGCGCTTCCGGCGGCGGCGGCGCTCGGAGGCATGCTCGCGCCCGCGTTGATCTATCTCGCCGTCGCCAGCGGGCGCGCCACCCACTCTGGCTGGGGCGTGCCCATGGCGACCGACATCGCCTTCGCACTAGGCATCCTCACGCTCCTTGGCAAGCGCGTCCCGCCGGCGCTTCGTGTGCTCTTGCTCGCGCTCGCGGTCATCGACGACCTGGGCGCCATCGTGGTCATCGCGTTCTTCTATTCGTCGGGCGTCGCCGCGTCAGGTCTCCTCGTGGCGGCCCTCGGCCTTGGCGGAATCCTCGCGCTCCAGGCGCTCGGCGTTCGCCGCAAGGTGGCTTACGTCGCGCCGGCGCTCATCGTGTGGGGCGGCACGTACGCGTCGGGCCTTCATCCGACCATCGCTGGCGTCGTCATCGGTCTCATCACCCCTGTGCGTGCGTGGCTCGGCGCCGACGGCTTTGTGCGCGGCGTGGAGCGCGAACTCGTCAAGCTCGATCGGCCAGGGGCGATGTCGTCGCACGAGCTCGCGGACCATCTGAAGCACGTGGACCAGGCGCGACGTGAGGCCATGTCGCCCGCCGAGAGCCTCATCGAGACGCTCCATCCGTGGGTCGCCTTCGCGATCATGCCCATCTTCGCATTGGCCAACGCAGGCGTGTCGGTCGCAGGTGTCGTCTGGGACGGCAGCGCGACTCGCCTCGGCCTCGGCGTTGTCATGGGCCTGGTCTTGGGCAAGCCGCTCGGCGTCCTCTTGGCTTCGTTCCTTGCGCTCCGGATAGGGTTTGCGACAGCGCCCGCGGGCATCGGCTCTAGGCAGGTCGTCGTGCTCGGTGTTGTGGCAGGCATCGGTTTCACGATGGCGCTCTTCATCGCCCAGCTCGCGTTTGCCGACGCTCGCCTCTTGGCAGCCGCGAAGCTGGGGGTTCTTGCGGCGAGCGGCGTGGCGGCGGCCCTCGCGCTAGTCCTGGGCCGGCTCCTTCTTCCGCCGGAGCTCGCTCCTGGCACGGCGCAAAGCGCCGACGAAGCCGAGTCGTCGACGGAAGCGTGA
- the dnaK gene encoding molecular chaperone DnaK encodes MGKIIGIDLGTTNSVVAIMEGREPKVIVNEEGSRITPSVVAWDEKGEILVGQIAKRQAVTNPEHTVYSTKRFIGRRFEEVGEETKRVPYKVVRAPNGDGAFELRGKTVTPPEVGAKVLQKLKKAAEDYLGEKVTEAVITVPAYFNDAQRQATKDAGRIAGLEVKRIVNEPTAAALAYGLDKKSDELIAVYDFGGGTFDISILEVGDNVVQVVSTNGDTHLGGDDIDNLIIDWLMAEFRKSSGIDVSKDKMALQRLKEAGEKAKIELSSVQETSINLPFLTVGPGGPVHLDMRLSRSKLEQMMAPLIERTMEPVKKALQDAKKQPKDIAEIVLVGGSTRIPMVLETVKKFFGKDPHKGVNPDEVVAVGAAVQAGVLSGDVKDMVLLDVTPLSLGVETLGGVMTVMIPRNTTIPTQKKEVYSTATDNQPSVEIHVLQGERTEARYNRALGKFHLDGIMPAPRGVPKVEVTFDIDANGILSVNAKDTATGKDQKITITANSGLSEDQIKNMVKEAQDHEAEDKVRRDQIERRNKLDNLCYSLEKMIAENKEKLPAPDVALLEGLIKEGREAVEKQDDDKIQDVSARLEREAQRIGTAAYGAAAPPGAPGAGPNGEAAEGGAAPKGNKKEGGVIDAEFEETP; translated from the coding sequence ATGGGCAAGATTATCGGCATCGACCTCGGAACGACCAACAGCGTCGTCGCGATCATGGAGGGCCGCGAGCCCAAAGTCATCGTGAACGAAGAGGGCTCGCGCATCACTCCGAGCGTGGTCGCCTGGGACGAGAAGGGCGAGATCCTCGTCGGCCAGATCGCCAAGCGCCAGGCCGTCACCAACCCCGAGCACACCGTCTACAGCACCAAGCGCTTCATCGGTCGCCGCTTCGAAGAGGTCGGCGAAGAGACGAAGCGTGTACCTTACAAGGTTGTCCGCGCCCCCAACGGCGACGGCGCCTTCGAGCTGCGCGGTAAGACCGTGACGCCGCCGGAAGTCGGCGCCAAGGTGCTCCAGAAGCTCAAGAAGGCCGCTGAGGACTACCTCGGCGAGAAGGTCACGGAAGCCGTCATCACGGTGCCCGCTTACTTCAACGACGCGCAGCGGCAAGCCACCAAAGACGCCGGCCGCATCGCCGGCCTCGAGGTCAAGCGCATCGTCAACGAGCCCACGGCGGCGGCCCTCGCCTACGGCCTCGACAAGAAGAGCGACGAGCTCATCGCCGTCTACGACTTCGGCGGCGGCACCTTCGACATCTCGATCCTCGAGGTCGGTGACAACGTCGTTCAGGTCGTCTCGACCAACGGCGACACGCACCTCGGCGGCGACGACATCGACAACCTCATCATCGACTGGCTCATGGCCGAGTTCCGCAAGAGCTCGGGCATCGACGTGAGCAAAGACAAGATGGCGCTCCAGCGCCTCAAGGAAGCCGGTGAGAAGGCCAAGATCGAGCTCTCGAGCGTCCAAGAGACGAGCATCAACCTGCCGTTCCTCACGGTCGGCCCCGGCGGTCCCGTCCACCTCGACATGCGGCTCTCGCGTTCGAAGCTCGAGCAGATGATGGCGCCGCTCATCGAGCGGACCATGGAGCCTGTCAAGAAGGCCCTCCAGGACGCGAAGAAGCAGCCCAAGGACATCGCCGAGATCGTCCTCGTCGGCGGCTCCACGCGCATCCCCATGGTCCTCGAGACGGTGAAGAAGTTCTTCGGGAAAGACCCGCACAAGGGCGTGAACCCTGACGAGGTCGTGGCCGTCGGCGCCGCCGTTCAGGCCGGCGTCTTGTCCGGCGACGTGAAGGACATGGTCCTCCTCGACGTCACGCCGCTCTCGCTCGGTGTCGAGACGCTCGGTGGCGTCATGACCGTCATGATCCCCCGCAACACGACCATCCCGACGCAGAAGAAGGAGGTCTACTCGACGGCGACCGACAACCAGCCGAGCGTCGAGATCCACGTCCTTCAGGGCGAGCGCACCGAGGCGCGCTACAACCGCGCCCTCGGCAAGTTCCACCTCGATGGCATCATGCCGGCGCCGCGTGGTGTGCCGAAGGTCGAGGTCACCTTCGACATCGACGCGAACGGCATCCTCTCGGTCAACGCGAAGGACACGGCGACCGGCAAGGATCAGAAGATCACCATCACCGCCAACTCGGGCCTCTCCGAGGACCAGATCAAGAACATGGTCAAGGAGGCGCAAGATCACGAGGCCGAAGACAAGGTGCGTCGCGATCAGATCGAGCGTCGCAACAAGCTCGACAACCTCTGCTACTCGCTCGAGAAGATGATCGCTGAGAACAAGGAGAAGCTCCCGGCCCCCGACGTGGCGCTCCTCGAAGGGCTCATCAAGGAAGGCCGAGAGGCCGTCGAGAAGCAAGACGACGACAAGATCCAAGACGTCTCGGCGCGTCTTGAGCGCGAAGCCCAACGAATCGGAACGGCGGCCTACGGCGCGGCCGCTCCGCCCGGCGCGCCCGGCGCTGGGCCGAACGGGGAAGCCGCCGAAGGCGGAGCGGCGCCGAAGGGCAACAAGAAGGAAGGCGGCGTCATCGACGCGGAGTTCGAAGAGACCCCGTGA
- a CDS encoding sigma-70 family RNA polymerase sigma factor → MDEGLTRDELTDLYRRYGFLLHRRCTTLLRDKAGADDALQEVFVKLLRSGAGVRDAAKPLSWLKRVTDRTCFDQMRRNRRERASAPLDDDAVDVPAPPGVDHEARNLALRVLSRLDDHEQELAVLAYVDGLTQTELAAELGVSQPAIHKRLSALKERAARAAAAS, encoded by the coding sequence GTGGACGAAGGCCTCACCCGTGACGAGCTCACCGATCTGTATCGCCGGTACGGCTTTCTGCTGCACCGGCGATGCACGACGCTCTTGCGCGACAAGGCCGGCGCCGACGACGCGCTGCAGGAGGTCTTCGTGAAACTGCTCCGAAGCGGCGCCGGCGTGCGCGACGCGGCAAAGCCGCTCTCTTGGCTCAAACGCGTCACCGATCGAACGTGTTTCGATCAGATGCGACGCAATCGGCGCGAACGAGCGAGCGCACCGCTCGACGACGACGCCGTTGACGTCCCGGCGCCGCCGGGGGTCGACCACGAAGCCCGAAACCTCGCGCTTCGCGTGCTCAGTCGCCTCGACGACCACGAACAGGAGCTCGCCGTGCTCGCTTACGTCGATGGCCTCACCCAGACGGAACTCGCGGCCGAGCTAGGCGTGAGTCAGCCCGCGATCCACAAGCGCCTCTCGGCACTCAAAGAGAGGGCGGCCCGTGCCGCGGCGGCGTCATGA
- a CDS encoding MBL fold metallo-hydrolase: MNGRKLRRGLAWSLLAVVVGAILFHVVAGWTAFGKQPSGERLVRMARSPERRGEVFVNREPLENDLWLSLKDAFAASPHTSPSAPIPLTHAPAGRFATPPASGLRLTWLGHSTTLIEIDGRRVLTDPIWSKRASPFSWIGPQRFYAPPLAMEDVPPLDAVVISHDHYDHLDMKTVQALTSRTKRFVVPLGIGSHLAYWGVPEAQIVELDWWEHVDLGGVELVAAPARHASGRVLIDNDTRLWAGYAMLGPKHRAYYSGDTGLFPAMREIGERLGPFDVTLLEAGQYGRSWPDWHLGPEQAVVAHQWLRGRVMVPVHWAGFALAYHGWTEPVERVLAAASLANVTVLAPMPGQSVEPDAPLGVTRWWPEVPWKTGAEDPIRATHMPP; the protein is encoded by the coding sequence ATGAACGGACGAAAGCTCCGCCGCGGGCTCGCGTGGTCGCTCCTCGCGGTCGTCGTCGGAGCGATTCTCTTTCACGTCGTCGCCGGCTGGACCGCCTTCGGCAAGCAGCCCTCGGGTGAGCGCCTCGTGCGCATGGCGCGCTCGCCCGAGCGCCGCGGCGAGGTCTTCGTGAACCGCGAGCCGCTCGAGAACGATCTGTGGCTCTCGCTCAAAGACGCCTTCGCGGCCAGCCCGCATACGAGCCCATCGGCGCCGATTCCCTTGACGCACGCGCCAGCGGGCCGGTTCGCGACGCCGCCGGCGTCGGGCCTGCGGCTCACATGGCTTGGCCATTCAACGACCCTCATCGAGATCGACGGGCGGCGAGTGCTCACCGATCCCATTTGGAGCAAGCGCGCCTCGCCGTTCTCATGGATCGGCCCTCAGCGCTTCTACGCTCCTCCCCTCGCCATGGAGGACGTTCCGCCGCTCGATGCGGTCGTCATCTCGCACGATCACTACGACCACCTCGACATGAAGACGGTGCAAGCCCTCACCTCGCGCACCAAGCGCTTCGTGGTACCCCTCGGCATCGGCTCGCATCTCGCGTATTGGGGCGTTCCCGAGGCGCAGATCGTCGAGCTCGATTGGTGGGAGCACGTGGACCTCGGCGGCGTCGAGCTGGTGGCGGCTCCAGCGCGCCACGCCTCGGGCCGCGTGCTCATCGACAACGACACGCGCCTCTGGGCCGGCTACGCCATGCTCGGTCCCAAACACCGCGCCTACTACTCGGGCGACACGGGCCTCTTCCCGGCCATGCGCGAGATCGGCGAGCGGCTCGGTCCCTTCGACGTGACGCTCCTCGAAGCGGGGCAATACGGCCGCTCGTGGCCCGACTGGCACCTCGGGCCAGAGCAGGCCGTCGTCGCCCACCAGTGGCTTCGCGGCCGGGTCATGGTGCCGGTCCATTGGGCAGGCTTCGCCCTCGCGTACCACGGGTGGACCGAGCCGGTGGAGCGCGTGCTCGCGGCCGCAAGCTTGGCCAACGTGACGGTCCTCGCACCGATGCCGGGCCAGAGCGTGGAGCCCGACGCGCCCTTGGGCGTGACGCGCTGGTGGCCCGAGGTGCCGTGGAAGACCGGGGCCGAAGACCCAATTCGCGCGACACACATGCCACCGTGA